Genomic window (Cucumis sativus cultivar 9930 chromosome 2, Cucumber_9930_V3, whole genome shotgun sequence):
aaaactaaccATTTTGCAAAACTGTCGAACGAAAAAGTTACTTTTTCACATGCATGTATTCTTCAAGTATCATATTGGAAGAGAAAGGATATCCACCCAATGGAGAgagatattaaattaaactaaaaaatattggaaaaaCTTGAGGTGCATAGTTAAGTActcttaattcattttaagaaaGGTAACCCATTTTATTCCATTGAAGTACATCTCCCAAATCCAAAAGCACAACCCTTTGTATTTTTACACTATATTAAAGCAAACtcactctctcttttctctctctctctcacacataCGAAACctttttgttcatataaaCTTCCTAAAACAAGCCTTTAAATTCATACAATGTTGTTGTGGTTGGTTTCTCCCATATTGATCTCACTTGTTTCACTTTGattacttttctttacttttgaGAGACTTTGGTCATCCACTTCATATTTTTTGCCTCCTTCCTCAAGTTTCTCTTCAAGACTATTTCCCTTCCTATCTTTGTATATCATGTACATTATCATCTGGACCATTCCTAGTAGAAACCCCACAATGTTTGGTAGCTGTCAAAATCATacccaaaaaaattaactattggaggattttttttcttttttaaaaaaattaactatgtGGTGGCTTGATAAGTTTGTAATAGTTGTTAAAAAGTACATATAAataagtatataaatatagaaatcaGTATCATATAAATGGGGTTCTTACCATAAGGAAGTCTATTTTGAGGATTTATTTTCTAGTTCACTAATTTTAGACAACCATACTTACATTTTAAGATAATTAGGTTTTATAATTGACAATAATGTTATTGTTTCTCGTTCACTTTTATTAGGAAAAACTAGAACCAAATaattgtttgataattaattatgttttctatttgttggaagaaaaaaaaaagaaacacaaaattatttataactatttattgtttatatagttaaaaatttgtttgataacaAAAAATGGTGTCTTTAATCTCATTGGACATATATAGTGTTTTAAGTTCACTTTGACAATTTAATTCCTTCTCTCTATCTGTCTTCAAAGttcattaattaatgttattaatttttggtATTGCATTTACTGAAAGTCTTGAGTCATTCGTTTGAGTaacacaaatatagaaaagttgTACATTATATATGGTCCAAATATAGGTCTGAATGTGGAATCTAAGCTAATATTAAAGATAATTCAAAGGTAAGTTATAGGCGCAgtaaaacttatatatatggAATGGATGATAAATAGAGATTAGACTAAGAATaaatggaaataaataaagaagggTTAGGTTAGGGGCTTTGGAAAAGTGAAGCTTATATGGTAGATAGAGTTGAAGACTTACAGCAATGAAGAGATCTTTGATAAAGAAGCCATAGAAAAACCACATAGTGGCTGATAGTGTGAGGAAAAAAGATAGGGAAAATGGCATATACTCCACACTCTTTGTTGTTATCACTCTTTTCTgcattaatgaaaaaaagtataatgtataatatatgtttatacttGTATATATTGACGTGGgttagtttaaatatataaacaaaagggATTACTAGAGAGAGatcagagaagaagaaagaaccaTGATGGCCAAAGGAGAAGCAAAAACAGCAAGATTGAAAGCAGCACAAATCCATCCAACAGCATGTGTTCGTTTATTTCCATGAAGTATAAGCATTGTTCCCCCCACCATTACTCCATAACTCCCCAAGTTCAATATCATTAACAACTTCAATGTAAATAtctgcacacacacacacacagtaaatgttttttatttttaaaagttgtgctttttttctttttagtttcaaaattcatgcaatgaaatgaattttatCAGGATAAAGGTAGggtttataaacttaaatttacaaaaccatatatactaaattttgtcttttaaaacCATATGgattaatttgtaatttaatctaaaattttatataattattattttaatttattatataatttataattcataagttatacatattatattagaaaaatgagttgagttttatttttttaaaaatatgagttagtgttttttaattaagtttataaaaaaatgcttttaatatatataattttgattttaaaatgtaaaattcaaatttgggatacaataaaaacatataaaaataatttacactACTTCGACCAAACCAAcataattttacaaatgaaacagttgataaaatatttggattacataaacctaaaaataatgttatttcgaaacaaaattagaatgCTTCCGAacaattcaaaatagtttttttaagtgtattatattttgtttgcagaaataaattgaatggAAAGTGAATTTCttcataaacaattttattttaagtcataagagagagagagagtgaccTTTAGCTTCTTAGGAGCATAATAGAAGTAGAGTGCTATATAGATAAGTTCAATGACACATCCAAAAGAGTTAATGCTGATTAACAAATAAGCATTTGTCTTAAGCACAGCATAGTAAAGCAACAACATTGCACTCATTAAAGCCACCACATATGGTATACATTGAAACCCTTCTGATGTTTTCTTCTTGTAGACTGTCCAAAATGTTGGCCTATATATcacaatattcaaattttttactaCCACaaataatcttaaatcttaaatataattactCTAACATAATTGTTTAAGAACATCTTGTTTAACTTAAAGTTATTAATGACATTAGAGGTCTTACACAGGAGCCAAGAACACCATAAACGATATAATATTACCTgcaatgaaaacaaaaaaaatcaaccaattgTGTATAAATGGCAAATTgggaaattttttaatcaatcatctaattatcttttaaactaaaacttacccaaatattttgatttttgaaaattaagtcatcttttcatttttttcactatAGGTTactaatttctttaattaaaagagttatattgaaaataaaaaaagtttttaaaatctacTCTACTTaacttagttttcaaaacttaatttgattttttgaaacattgataaaatgttgTGAAATAACATTTAGTTTATaaacttaacttttaaaaaacctaaaagtttaagccattttaattttaatttttagttttttatttttaacacttGCTCTACTTTAattcttattcatattttaaaaaacggagttaatatttgtaaactaaaacaatagattttaaaaacttacttttgtttttggaatttgagtGAGAATGTAGGTGTTCGGTTTAAGATTGACGTACGGATAATGGtaagaaaatgagaggaaATAGActaaattagttttagaaaacgaaaataaatttaaattcctATAAAACTAGAAAAGTAAGAGGGGTTTtacaaaacagaaaagaaatcaCATTTATATATACCCAAGAGGCCAAAGATGAATTGGAGTTGATGAACACTCAAGCCTTTCATTATAGCAAATGAAGAAAGGAGGGATCCCTTTTTCCTATTgcaatttatgtaaaataaaaaggaaaatgaagataattaGAAAGTATTAAGTAAACCCAAAACAAGATTTGTTAGTTTTATAAGCAAATAGTTGTAGTTAGGCAGTAGAAAGAAATAGAGTgagtaaaaaaattgtatggctgaaatttgaagtttatgaaAGGTTTTGAAATTAGGTTTACgatattttatacatttttctttttttttttggtttactTGGGGGAAAATCACTTTCTcagtttgattttgaagtgattaattttgaaaaaaaattgcaagtGCAAGGAAATTAATAACGTTGATTCTTCTGATAATTGAATTTCTGCATGGTGCTTTCTTGTTTAAGATATATTGGGTTTGAGTTTGGTTGCTTTAGCACATGTAGTTTTAATCTCATATTTATGTctaatgtaattaaaattaagaataaagtTTCCATTTTAATTATCTCCTATAATGTTATTTATGTAGGttgaagatttttaaaatatatttttcctcaTCTGGATGTTTTAAATGCTTTTACTTGACTTTCATTTTCCTTACAACATACCAAATTATGAAAACAATATGAGACATagaattcaaacttttaaacccttttatattttaatttccatttaaTACTCATCttatttaagaatatatttgacgtttgtcatttcttttcatccctcttttttctcttctttttttgagatttttttttcatcgtttCTCTtctcaccattttttttcaaaatgttgattGTTTAAGATCGTCTACCAAATATGAaggatcttgaaaaaaaatgttgtttagatttgacgtCCAAAtcgtcaaatctaaacgatcatatataaaaaaaaatagctaaatctaaatgatcgtgtaccaaatagTTCAATTCATTACACttgatgtttaaatttggtaaagTAAGTTATAATACtgttaactttaataaaattgattatttcatttaagGATATCctatgtaatttaattttaatcctaAGCCAACTATGAACTTTTGTTCACAcgaaattattattagatcTGCATTGAGAGCAACTCAATGACactggcccaataagcctctcatttcaagggtaagaaTGGGTGGATAATTAGAGACATAGGGTGCAAGACGAAATTCCCTCATACCCGTTCTAGGATTAGTAGATCGATTGTTACCTTAAGGACTGAAAACATGGTGAAATGGGCTGGAAACTGTGTAAAATGtatttccaaatatttatgaatttacaatAGAGGATGCGTGTTTTGACACATTTAGTATGtattttggtttcatttttgtacccaaaaggctataataacttgtgtttctacaagttatcataTCATTCTCACTACCGGTTAGAAGTAATCATTCCTACATGGAAAGTATCACCACAAAGACTTGTAAATAGGTGAAGTCCAGTCATTTTGAAGTTGCTTTTACCCTGAGcttacttgaaaaaaaaaattaagagaatcTCCAAGGTTTCAGAGAGCTTGAATTCGATAAGAAGTTGCAAGAGAGAGTAAGAAGGTTCTCAGCTAAAGGCATGTCTTAGGCAGCCAAAATAGGTTAAAATAACCTCTAAGGGACTCAAGCTAGGCGGCCAAATATTGTTGATAACCATAAGTTAGGTGACAAGACAAGGTTTGGAGGCCAATTGAGAAATAACCTCCACAAAGAGAAGTCATGACATTTAAGGATGCTTGGCAAGCATAGGTGAGGTGATGAATTAAGAGGTTAACAAGGTTTGTCGAGAGTATGCGAGGAGATTGATTGATCGTGAACTAGGTGAGATGACACAACTAAAAGGTTAGTAAGCGTGAAAGTAGGCGGACAAGGCTATGCGAGGAAGCTTGCAGCCATAAAGGTTAGTAGGCAA
Coding sequences:
- the LOC101218994 gene encoding bidirectional sugar transporter NEC1 encodes the protein MKGLSVHQLQFIFGLLGNIISFMVFLAPVPTFWTVYKKKTSEGFQCIPYVVALMSAMLLLYYAVLKTNAYLLISINSFGCVIELIYIALYFYYAPKKLKIFTLKLLMILNLGSYGVMVGGTMLILHGNKRTHAVGWICAAFNLAVFASPLAIMKRVITTKSVEYMPFSLSFFLTLSATMWFFYGFFIKDLFIALPNIVGFLLGMVQMIMYMIYKDRKGNSLEEKLEEGGKKYEVDDQSLSKVKKSNQSETSEINMGETNHNNIV